A portion of the Eulemur rufifrons isolate Redbay chromosome 30, OSU_ERuf_1, whole genome shotgun sequence genome contains these proteins:
- the LOC138378227 gene encoding 40-kDa huntingtin-associated protein-like, whose product MAAAAAGLGGGAGLGLDAGDFLARYRLVSNKLKKRFLRKPNVAEAGEQFGQLGRELRAQECLPYAAWCQLAVARCQQALFHGPGEALALTEAARLFLRQERDARQRLVCPAAYGEPLQAAASALGAAVRLHLELAAALRDLGQPAAAAGHFQRAAQLQLPQLPLAALQALGESASCQLLARDYTGALAVFTRMQRLARELGGHPVPPPPPPLPPPPPGPQPGPGATPALPAALLPPNTGSTAPSPAALGAFSDVLVRCEVSRVLLLLLLQPPPGKLLPEHAQTLEKYSWEAFDSHGQECSGQLPEELFLLLQSLVMAIHEKDTEAIKSLQMDMWPLLTAEQNHLLHLVLEEAVSPSGQGI is encoded by the coding sequence ATGGCGGCGGCCGCGGCCGGCCTGGGCGGCGGCGCGGGGCTCGGCCTGGATGCCGGGGACTTCCTGGCCCGGTACCGGCTGGTGTCGAACAAGCTGAAGAAGCGGTTCCTGCGGAAGCCGAACGTGGCGGAGGCCGGCGAGCAGTTCGGGCAGCTGGGCCGGGAGCTGCGCGCCCAGGAGTGCCTGCCGTACGCGGCCTGGTGCCAGCTGGCGGTGGCGCGCTGCCAGCAGGCGCTTTTCCACGGGCCCGGGGAGGCGCTGGCCCTCACCGAGGCCGCGCGCCTCTTCCTGCGGCAGGAGCGCGACGCGCGCCAGCGCCTGGTCTGCCCCGCCGCCTACGGGGAGCCGCTGCAGGCTGCCGCCAGCGCCCTGGGCGCCGCCGTGCGCCTGCACCTCGAGCTGGCCGCCGCCCTGCGCGACCTGGGTCAgccggccgccgccgccggccaCTTCCAGCGCGCCGCCCAGCTCCAGCTGCCCCAGCTGCCGCTGGCCGCGCTGCAGGCGCTCGGCGAGTCTGCCTCCTGCCAGCTGCTGGCGCGCGACTACACCGGCGCCTTGGCGGTCTTCACGCGCATGCAGCGCCTGGCGCGGGAGCTCGGCGGCCATCCcgtgccgccgccgccgccaccactgccgccgccaccgccagGGCCCCAGCCTGGACCTGGCGCGACACCCGCCCTGCCCGCCGCGCTGCTCCCCCCGAACACCGGCTCTACGGCTCCTTCTCCCGCAGCCCTGGGCGCCTTCTCAGACGTGCTGGTCCGCTGCGAGGTGTCTCGcgtgctcctgctgctgctcctgcaaCCACCGCCCGGCAAGCTGCTGCCGGAGCATGCCCAGACCCTGGAGAAGTACTCCTGGGAGGCTTTTGACAGCCACGGGCAGGAATGCAGTGGCCAGCTTCCCGAGGAGCTCTTTCTGCTGCTCCAGTCCCTGGTCATGGCTATCCACGAAAAGGACACGGAAGCCATCAAGTCGCTGCAGATGGACATGTGGCCACTGTTGACTGCTGAGCAGAACCACCTCCTTCACCTCGTTCTGGAAGAAGCCGTCTCCCCCTCGGGACAGGGGATCTGA
- the LOC138377866 gene encoding coagulation factor VIII-like, with the protein MLPSKAGIWRVECLIGEHLNAGMSTLFLVYSKQCQTPLGMASGHIRDFQITASGQYGQWAPKLARLHYSGSINAWSTKEPFSWIKVDLLAPMIIHGIKTQGARQKLSSLYISQFIIVYSLDGKKWQTYRGNSTGTLMV; encoded by the exons ATGCTACCATCCAAAGCTGGTATTTGGCGGGTAGAATGCCTTATTGGCGAGCACCTAAATGCTGGGATGAGCACCCTTTTTCTGGTGTACAGCAAGC AGTGTCAGACTCCACTGGGAATGGCTTCTGGACACATTAGAGATTTTCAGATTACAGCTTCAGGACAATAtg GACAGTGGGCCCCAAAGCTGGCCAGACTTCATTATTCTGGATCGATCAATGCCTGGAGCACCAAGGAGCCCTTTTCCTGGATCAAG GTGGATCTGTTGGCACCAATGATTATTCACGGCATCAAGACCCAGGGTGCCCGTCAGAAGCTCTCCAGCCTCTACATCTCTCAGTTTATCATCGTGTATAGTCTTGATGGGAAGAAGTGGCAGACTTATCGAGGAAATTCCACGGGGACCTTAATG GTCTAG